AAAACATTCTTCCCATATCCCTGTCCACACGGGTCAACATGGAAGCGTAAACTTTTTCCTTTTTCGACCAGCCAGCTTCATCAGCATATGATTCGATTTCAGGGATTTGGAAGGAATCATGAGGCAAGCAATAAGGTACATAAAGAAAAAAGGGCGCTTCACCGGCCCCGCGGCGTCTAATAAAATCCATTGCAAAATCAGTGAAAAGATCGTGGCTGTAATGTGATTGATTTGCAAATTTTTTTGTTGTGCCTGTATTACCGTTAAGTTTTTTCTTTTTCTGGTTATCCCATAAATATTCAGGTAGTGTGAATGAGCAAGATGCTGATTGAGATACCCAAACCATTCATCAAACCCCTGCCGGTTAGGGAGGCCTGAAGTGTCAGGCTCCCCTAACCCCCATTTTCCAGTGATGCCGGTTGCATAGCCGGCATCCTTGAGAACTTCTGCGATTGTAACATCGTCCTCCTTCAGCGGTACTCGCGGCCCAGAGCCGCCGCTGCAAGGCACTGCGCCATGCTCGAGATCACCCCAGTTGCCTCGAACTGTGGTGCGGCCTGTATGCTGGCCGGTCATTAGGGTGCTGCGCGCAGGGGCGCATATCGTTGCACCGGAATAAACCTGAGTAAACCGGATTCCTTCTCTGGCCATCTGGTCGATATGCGGCATCCGGATCCGATTCTGCCCATACAAGCTCAAATCACCATACCCCATATCATCCAGCATAACAAAGATGATATTAGGTTTCCCAAAAGCAGATGAATCGGCCTTTGAAGATAATCCCAAATGATACCCTGCGCCGGCACCAACTATCGCTGCCAGACCCAAAAACTTACGGCGAGTTATTCTGTTTGATTTCATATATTGCTAACTATAAATCTTTTAGATATTATTTTGCAGGCCTAAGTTTCTGCCTGTCAATATTAACTAAGAAAACGCAAAAAATATTACTTGCGGCAGCTGCGTTTGCGTTTATTGAGAGAAACAATGCAGCCGCCAAGACCAAATATCGCTAATGTTGCCGGCTCTGGAACCGTTACAAAAGCAAAATCATCATGAGCTGACCAAGCGTCCTGATCGCTATGTACCCTCATACCAGTGATCCAGTAACCATCAGGGGCAACAATCCCCGAGAAACTATCCTGAGTAGTATCGCCGCTGGACATATTTATCGTGCGGAAGGTACTGCTGCTGCCGGTATCTGTGCCGTTAGTATAACGAGCAATCACCCGCCAGTTAGCGGAGCCCCAATTGCTTCGACCGAGGATTGTCCAACCGATGGCCTTTATTCTTTCATCTGATTCCATACCAATGTAATCACTAAAGTCAAAATCAAGGGATGGCTGATTTCCCTGAAGCCGGTCTGCCCCTGAGATTGGGGTTCTGTCGCCGCCGGTCTCGTCGAACTTGAATGTGCCGGCTGCATCTCCAGTTGCTGTTACCGTAAATTGCTTGTCGCCCCCGTCAAATTTGACATCGAATGACGACGCATCCGCTATTGTACCCTCGTGATCGAAGTTAACAACTCCGCCGCGGCCGTTTGTAAAGGCTTGTTCAACCATAGGCTTAAACTGTTGGAGAGTTAAAATCTGATTATCACCCAGGGTCTGGCCGATACCTGTTGTCCATGAGCTGTTGCTCGAATAACCCATATCGTAATCAACTTTATTAGACTGAACTGTCTGTTCGTCATACACTCCAACAGCATCAAAATAGGCTGCATTTGCTGCGCCGGCAACAAAAATCACAAACGTTAAAACTGCCATTACTCTTTCCATCACTAAATCTCCTTTAAAGAAACAAAATTTAATACACTGCATTTTCAGCTTTATACCAAAAAGCTGAAATTACATAATCTTCCTTTATGCTTGAAACTTAAAGCAAAAATTGCACTTTACAATCCAATGAATTTCGCAGGTAGATTTGGTATAAAATTTAAGGAGGGGGAAAAGACAAACTAAACAAAAATTACTTTAAGCCAATATTTGACATAAACTTACAAACACTAAAAATTTTCATATCAAATTATGAAAAATGTGGTGCACCCGGAAACTCGACATTAGTTCAAGATTTTACACTACCGAGAATACTCTCAAAAGTGATGCGAATTGCATCTTCCAAACTTTTCCCGCAGTGGGCAAGAAAATCTTCAGCCGCTTTTTCTTTAGGCACACTAAATGGGAAGTTCTCCGCCTCCGAGCCTGCCGTGGACTCTCACCACCAATTTAATAAACACTCAGGGCAAACAAAAAGAGAGACGCTTTAAACGCCTCTCTCTTATATTTCAGGGGATTAGTTTTTTGCTGCTATTTCATCACCTTGTCAATCTCGCCCTTAAACGATTCTGGAACTGCCTTAAATAATTTCTCAGTTCTGTTATCTGCCGGATCAACAGGGATGCAGGCGTCCGGATTTTTCGGGTTTCTCAGCTCGCCAGAGGCAGCTGCCTGCGGCTGAAGGCCTGAGCCCACGCCCAGCTTCTTCATAGCAGATACAGCCCTTGAAGAGGGCAGCATATCAACAGCATCAAGCCCGGCGGTTAGACCGAAATCTCTCTGCTTTGCGATATCTGAGAATATCCCGAGCCCGTTCATCGGGTCCACTGAATCAATGAAGCTCAGGTAGTCGTCATTTCCGCTTAAAGGATTGTTTCTGCAGAAATCGTACATATTCATACTCTCAATCTTCCTCTGCGGATCGCGGGACATATATATGCCCAGCTTTGGATTGTAGCACCTTGAACCAACGTAGTAGAAATCTGTTTCCTCATCGAGGCGGAAGCCAGAGAACATATACGGGTTTCCAGTAACAGGTTCGGCTACCTGACTGCCTGTGCTGTCGAAAATTTCGTATTCACCGAAAGCCGAATAGCGGTATGTCTCTTTGATCCCTCCGGTGGAGGAGTCTGCCGAATACACGCCTACAACGCTGCCCTGGGCGTCCAAATAATAGCCGAAATAGTTTTCTTCAATTTCAGCTGCATATTCAGCGTCGAAACTTGTATCCATATATACTGCAAGGTCTGCAAGGTCTATCCTGTTTGGATCTGCAAAGTTTGCACCAGCGATGTATCCGCTGTCCTCAGGAAGAGAGAGCCAAGAATCGGCAATTTGCGATGCACTTGGCAGATCAAGCAGGTTTTGAGGCCTTTCAATGTTTATCATAGTGATAATTTCCTCACCATTCTCGCCATAAACATACCTTGAAGTTACTTGCCCCTCAGAGCTGTATTCAGCAATAACGTTCCTGCCGTCATAGCAGAATGTTTTAGTAAGCTGGCCTTCCTCAGCTAATGCGCCTGTTCCGATAGCCTTGCTTATTCTTCTTCCAAATGCATCGTAGTTATACAGGGCTACATTCACAGTATTCGGGTCTGCGGTGAGGGAGTATTCACCGATCAGCCTGTTTTCGTTGTCGTATATAAACTGCCTGTCGCCGAAAACTTTGATGTTTCCGTTTCCGTCGTACTGAACCTGATCAGAGCCGACTGAAGTAAATCGTCCCATCCCGTCGCCGTCGTCGGAGTATTGGATGGTTGTTCCGTTTTCGGTTTCGCTTTCACGCTGGAGGATGTTGTTGTAGTCGTAATCAACGCCGTCAGCGAAGGTGAGCCAGTAGTTCTTATCGTAAAAGAAATTCTGCACATACTGCTGCTGGCTTCTTGATACCACGTTGCCCGCTGGGTCTCTTGTGTATTCAACGCTCATTTCATTCGTGCCTGCAAACAGGTAGCTGATTTTTTCCAGATATATTCCCATATCGTCATCAGATGATCCTACATCTTCATAATCATAGAACGTCTCCGCTCCGCCGACGGTGAGCTTCCTTGTAGTTCTCCCGCTTTCATCTCGCTGGTAGTAAGCGAGCAGCTCGTTATTGGAGTCTGTAATGGTTTCCAGTCTTCCGGCTGCGTCGTATGCATAAGTTACAAAATATCCGTCCGGATAAACCAGCTTTTTGAGCTTCCCGCCCGGGTAATATTCTCTGCTTATCTCCCGTCCAAATGCGTCGATTTCTTTCACGAGGTTGCCGGCTGAGTCGTACTCAAATTCGCATTTGCCGGCAGAAACGAGCCTTCCCATAACATCATACTTATAGAGCGTGCAGGGCACGAGCCTTACCGCATCAAATGCCGCTGTCCCGCTTACCTGTTCAAACTGTACTGCTGCCTGTTCGTTTTCAAACTCGCACATCCCCACATTAACCCAGCTCTCGCTTCCGGAGGCGAGGTTAATCTGTTTTGTGAATTTCGGGCTGCTGCTGTCAAATCCGTCGAAGATATTTACATTCATAGTCCCTGTAATTCCTGCGGGATAGTACACCTGCACGAGATATGCGTCTTTGCTGATTGATGTCTGCATCGGGAAGGTTGCCCCGCTTGCTATAGACTGGCTGAACTGCCCGCCGAAGCTTGTGCTGTCCTGAACGGTTTGCCAGTTCTGTGAATCCATCATAGCAGGGATGCCCGAATCATCAAGCTGTATAACTCCGTCCTGATCGCCCTGAGACTCAGGAATCTTAACAGATTTGCCCCGGAGCAGGCCGTTTGAATAGTAGTCGTAGTAGTAAACAGCATCGGATGATTTCTTGTGTTTTACAAGATTCCCTGTTCCGTCGTACTGAAATACTTCGGCTGTACCGTCGGGCATAATCACTTCTGAAACTCTTCCGTAGTTGTCGTAGTGATAAGTGGTAGTGCTGCCTCTTGGGTCTTTTATTGATTTCAGCTTTCCGTTTCCGTAGTAGGTGAAATCAGTTTTATTCCCGTTCGGGCCTCTTTCATAGCTCTCAGGGAGTTTGACAG
This window of the Sedimentisphaera salicampi genome carries:
- a CDS encoding PEP-CTERM sorting domain-containing protein, which codes for MERVMAVLTFVIFVAGAANAAYFDAVGVYDEQTVQSNKVDYDMGYSSNSSWTTGIGQTLGDNQILTLQQFKPMVEQAFTNGRGGVVNFDHEGTIADASSFDVKFDGGDKQFTVTATGDAAGTFKFDETGGDRTPISGADRLQGNQPSLDFDFSDYIGMESDERIKAIGWTILGRSNWGSANWRVIARYTNGTDTGSSSTFRTINMSSGDTTQDSFSGIVAPDGYWITGMRVHSDQDAWSAHDDFAFVTVPEPATLAIFGLGGCIVSLNKRKRSCRK